From Antennarius striatus isolate MH-2024 chromosome 14, ASM4005453v1, whole genome shotgun sequence, the proteins below share one genomic window:
- the LOC137607162 gene encoding uncharacterized protein yields MKVQQLLVTTIGLLIATPTNQQNIQAKIWGDEYKATDGPDPEFNIRVCVLSPKTIPSVVGGNPALPAAKRLIAPAVIPPVPHDDPSHFGSTWTIHDDENDPNHPSPFHAKLWWKYANLTAHKANKSGCYVCSILPHAVSQPHLYASPLSETHSLSILNQTLGLTSTDPNAPRYTNLRRAMSADPHPQAGWLDWLFTGTWSQVLVKIIFPFVAVVILSLLTCAFCSCCVIPMSKRMMSQVFVAHLHAYNLVKIEDIDSDIDEELSSI; encoded by the coding sequence ATGAAGGTCCAGCAACTCCTGGTAACAACCATTGGACTCCTGATAGCCACCCCAACTAACCAGCAGAACATCCAAGCAAAAATCTGGGGAGACGAGTACAAAGCAACAGATGGCCCGGACCCAGAATTCAACATTCGCGTCTGTGTCTTATCACCTAAAACCATTCCCTCCGTAGTCGGAGGCAACCCTGCTCTCCCAGCAGCTAAAAGACTCATCGCCCCAGCCGTCATCCCGCCAGTACCACACGACGACCCCAGCCACTTTGGGTCTACATGGACTATACACGACGATGAGAACGACCCCAATCATCCTTCTCCATTCCACGCCAAGCTTTGGTGGAAGTACGCCAACCTTACAGCCCATAAAGCCAACAAGTCTGGTTGCTATGTTtgctccatcctcccccacgCTGTGTCCCAACCACACCTCTACGCATCCCCACTCAGCGAAACCCACTCTCTCAGCATCCTGAACCAGACCCTGGGACTCACCTCCACGGACCCAAACGCACCTCGGTATACGAATCTTCGCCGCGCCATGTCCGCGGACCCTCACCCCCAAGCTGGCTGGCTCGATTGGCTCTTCACTGGCACATGGTCCCAGGTGCTGGTAAAAATCATCTTCCCCTTTGTCGCCGTCGTCATCCTCTCCCTCCTGACATGTGCCTTTTGCTCATGTTGTGTGATCCCCATGTCCAAACGCATGATGAGCCAGGTGTTCGTTGCCCACCTCCATGCTTACAACCTTGTCAAAATTGAGGACATTGACTCTGACATTGACGAGGAACTATCCTCTATCTAA
- the c14h18orf21 gene encoding UPF0711 protein C18orf21 homolog isoform X2: MTYGRLSHNFLLNASLLYEDKCPELSRHLLQRTVTDKAPAKQNPSKMLQKTSFCPNCYQWLRPDNHRMRLLPKKRPPLLVQRILRKKAKGRWLTPVQRKLLHRFQMSSSVLMATCHTCSTPSRYKGMNRDFITNLARTHNTPGSAGKHKTPQSANRSNMTTPKTPGKDKTPGHTPRSSTSSGPSGSGSSSSKPLSKPKNWVVQRLSKILMRQDNQGSKKGGLKHFLSSL; encoded by the exons ATGACCTACGGTAGACTATCACACAACTTTCTGCTGAACGCTTCTCTGCTGTATGAGGACAAGTGTCCGGAGCTATCACGACACCTCCT GCAGAGGACCGTGACAGATAAAG CACCAGCGAAGCAGAACCCTTCCAAGATGTTACAGAAGACCTCATTCTGTCCAAACTGCTACCAGTGGCTGCGTCCCGATAATCACCGGATGCGGCTTTTGCCCAAGAAGCGACCGCCGTTGTTGGTGCAGAGGATCCTGCGCAAAAAGGCCAAAGGCAGATGGCTTACCCCGGTGCAAAGGAAGCTGTTACACCGCTTCCAGATGTCCTCCTCAGTCCTG ATGGCCACCTGCCACACTTGCAGTACCCCATCCCGGTACAAAGGAATGAACAGGGACTTCATAACTAACCTGGCCAGGACCCACAACACACCAGGAAGCGCCGGCAAACACAAGACCCCACAGTCTGCCAACAGATCCAACATGACCACACCTAAGACTCCTGGCAAAGACAAGACGCCTGGTCACACGCcgag gtcctccacctcctccggcCCTTCAGGCTCAGGCTCATCTTCCTCTAAGCCCCTATCAAAACCTAAAAATTGGGTCGTCCAGCGTCTCAGCAAGATACTCATGCGACAGGACAACCAGGGCAGCAAGAAGGGGGgcttgaaacattttttgtccTCACTCTGA